From the Colletotrichum lupini chromosome 1, complete sequence genome, the window GGGAGGCCTAGCTCTCAAAATCAATTTGATGTAAAGAGTGACTGAGTCTTAGAGAAAGCAAGCGACTCAAGTATGCGACGTCCTCCTACCCATTTGCTAGGGTCAAAATCGTGAATCCAGCTGCCTGCGATAGAACGACCTCGTACACGCGAATACGCGGGAAGAAAGTAGAAGCCTTGGATACGTACTTGCCCTTTGAAATAGAATCGTACCTTCCGTCTTTCTTCTACCGCTCTCCGCCTATCTCAATCCCCATTAAAGGTCGAACAATTTGCAGCCCTCCCTCCATTTCCCCTTTCTCCCTCCTCCACCCAGTGGACGTCGCCACAACCACCACAACCGCAACGCATTTGGTGCCCAGCTTCGCCTTACCGTATTAGAAACATTGCTCTAATTATTTATCTCCTTTGGCATGAGAGAATCGCTGGAGGCACCGCGCAAACACAGTCATCTACCGCTGCCGTTCAACATCGCTTATCCTTCAGGCCAAGCCACCTCCGAACCACTCAAAATCAGGCTAGTCTCTTGACTTAGGAATCTCAGGTATACCCGTGAATATTCTCTGCACCTTCCTAGACAGATGCTAACTTCAAATTTACGGCAAGAACGTCATGATGTCCACTGACCGAGATGACCTTGAGCATTTCACCGCCGAAGTGAATGGCGAGGTGTCAGATCGCCCCATGCGTAGTGTCATTGACACCAGAATTCGAAGCTTCTACAACGCGATCGATAGAGGAGACTGGGACGCGGCTAAGGGTTACCTAAGAGAGGACGCCAAGCTCGTATGGAGTCTAGAGAGCCCGGGTGCTATCCACAATGGTGCGGACTCGGTCATCCAATACTATCAGGATGACCAAGAGGAATATCAAAGCACTGTCTTCAAGCTCCTAGTCGTCGAAAGGGGCAGAGCTACTTGCTATCTGGAGGCTTTCTGGATTGAGACAGTTTGCGAAAATGAGGTTGCAGCCAAGGCTGCATCGGAATTCGAGCGAGCACGCATGGTCTGCATCTTTGATGTGGACGAGAAGTGCCTCATCAGACGTATCGAGTTCCGAGACACAGATCAAGAGACCATCACCACAGGCGGCGGCCTCAAAGGATTGAGACACGCTGCAAAGGAGTCTAAGAAGGACGTCGTGGTCATGAAGGAGAATTTCGGGTTTTAGAGAAGGTCTAGGGGCTTCACAGAGAGGGCGCCATGCCTCATAGCTTACACGAAATCCTTGAGGATAAAAGATAGGCACATTCAAACACCGGTAAATCACAGCAAAGGCTCCCAAGCACGCTTTCTTTCTAGTTCTGATTTCGTGACATCTTCGTGCCATTGCGAGCAAGAATGTGGGCATTCGTTATTTACAGCAATCTGACTACCTGGACTGATAAGAGTAAACTCACAATGCCGTCCTTTTTCCACATTGACAGCGAGCTTGGTGTCAGGTCTGTTGGAGGAGTGGGGAGACGATTCAAGATTCAGTCGCGTGAACCAAACTCTTGCACTGAACTCGCCAAAGTCTTCAATGCCTCATCCTATTGCATCAAAACATAGTGCCACTCGCCCAAGGTGAGATGCTTTCCTCGACTCTAAGACTGCCATCACCTTCCTAGGCATATAGAATTGCTCGATGGTGGATTCAGTGTATGCATCATCCCTCATGAGAAACTTGAAGTAATCGCTGATAAACAGATGTGTTTCACCTACGATGGATCGACACTCCGCTTTTTGGACTTGGGTTGCGTTGTCGATATCGAGGATGAAGATCTACTCACTGATGATGACCCAGCCTGCTCGAGAAACTCCATCTGCTACTTCGTGCACATGGTAGGTGACGCGGCCGCGGCCGGAGAGATTGAGTATGGGCGCGACTTCCAAATCTCGGTATTTGGACGCCATGTCGGAAATGTCGGTCTTGTGTTCTTTGACGATCTCGTCATGATTCTTGTAGATTCAACCCGAAACATTGAGTCTCATGTTAAGAGTCGCAACCTGAGCAAACGCCACTCCGAAATTGGGCCACCCGCGCTTGTTGCAGTCCTTGAAAAAGATTCGGATCAGGTTTGACATGGCAGGCTAGTGACACTGGTCGCGAGATTTGCCGGCTAGCTGAGATGCTTGGATTTTGTGTAGGTGAGTCCCGAGGGACACTGGTATCGACCAATTAGATAGATCGCGAAGGAAGTACGAGCGCGAGCCACGTATTAGGCAGCAGATGGATGTTGATGTGTTGCCTCCTCCTCAGAAGGCCAAGCGGCTCATGCTTTTGCTCTTCACTTTTCCGGATCATGGCATCATTCGATATTTGCCTCTGAGTCTCGTACAATCATCCCTTGAAGTCGCGGGAAATCAAGAATCTcacctatataaataccccaGATCCAAATAAATCAAAGTCACTGAGATCACCATACATGACGACCTCGAGTGTCTGGTGAGGGCAACCCAAGCACTCCTTCCCTTTGTTAATGCAGAAGTACGGAGATATCGAGAGCTATAGACGCGAGCGCACCGCTGACCCCCCTTAAACTCACAAGGGCACGATATTATCGGAGCTACCTGTTTAAATCTGGGCCTTAAATGGTGTGAGAATACTCCAAAAATCAAGCTATATCAGTGGTGAGTTGAGAGTGTATGGCCATGCCGTACGCAGACAGACAAGGCAGAAACCGGCATGTATTAAAGCAAGTAGCGATGGGGCTGTTTGTCGAGTTCAACAGAACCACTACCTGCATCGAAACCACACATCTCCGACCGCGGACACATCACCAACATTCGCACCGTGATTAGAAAACTAACCATGCTACATCTAATTGGGTCACATGTGGTTGTACGAGGAAGATAGATTTGGGTCCTGGTTGTGAACATTGACAGAAGGAAGAAGATTGAGCTTGTAAGGGGTCTAGACCTGAGGCCAACAGAGGCATCCTGATGGTCAGCAGACTTCTGAATGTCCCTCAACAAGCCTAGAAGCACACCCTCAAAGCGAAGTTGCCATTTTTCTGTTCAGTCCTGAAGGGAAGTGGTAAAACGAGGTCGTGACGCCACACAGTGCCTGTGCCTCAATTTCAACCTTCGTGATGTAAGGTCCATCATCTCGATCCTGATCTTGAAATCGTGAATAGGAAGGGCGCAAATCTGAACAGTGACTGGTATAATACAAAGAAGGGAGCATAATCTTTGTGCGACCTACCAAGCTCTCGTCTGTTCAGTCCCAGTATCTTTCCCGACACCCGCTGACACGATAATGTGGTAGGTTTGTGAAGGCTGCATCCTTTACCGATTACCTGCGCCGCCACATCTCCTAACTCGTCACTTTACCGCCAAAATGATCTGCGCTTTGGGGCGTCACAGCTTTTGGCCTTGTTCTCGCTTTGTTGTCCTGTTCATCAATGTACCGACCCTGTTTGGCGTGACTCCCGGCTTTCCCAATCTGGAAGTAATCGTATCTCATGTTCTATCCTCCACTAAGGAGGCCCAACATCAAATGTTCCTAAATAATGCTTAAATGCCAATCTGAACTTTCCAATGTGGCCAAGTGAATTTTCGTGACAACAAAAAAGACTACCAGAACATTATCTTCAGAATTCAATCGACCAAGACTCGCCGAGAACACAGCCTTATCACACGCTTCATTGCATCGACCACTAGAAAAGCTCGCCCACTTATCTGTAGAAAGTAAGGAAGATATACCTTCGTGATGCGATACCCATCTAAAATCGTGTGTAGTGGCTGCTTCTGGCAAAACCGTTCGTCCTGTCCTTGACATTATCAAGGAAGTGAAGGAGCAAGGGAAAGGCACTGGGGTCAAATACAACAACTTGAAAGTTCGCCGCTTGCTAGAAGAGGCAGCTGAAAATTTTATGCTCGGATTGGCGACGGTTGATAAAAGTGTCCTAGAATGGCTTGCCGACGACTGCACCATGATCGACCCTTCACTCGACAAAAAGAGTCATTCAGACTACGTCATCCATGGAAAGTCCAACATAATCAAAGCACTTGAAAGCGACAGTCCAACTGCATATCAAGTCAGAACCAACAGATTTATCCCACTCTCAACAGTTGTCATACAGGGACAAATCTTCTCTTTCTGGGAAGGGTTAATTCGGGATAGCACGACTAAGGGGGCGAACAAGGCCAAGGAGGCGAGCAAGACTATAGAGGCGCTTAGGGCGGAGGAAAATATGAAAGGGGACTTCTACGTCGGCAAGTTCGGGGCAGCCTTTGTGATATGCCTCGACAAAAATGTCATGATCAAGAGAGTGGAGTTCAGGTACTCAGAAATTGTGGTGCTCGACTGTGCATTCAATCAGCTTGTCAAGGCAACAAGAGCCAGAAAAGTTGATCTACACTTGGAAAGCGTCAGCGAAGAAACTGCGTAATAGTAGAGGTATTGTGTAGTTAGCTGTTATAAGAAACAAGGTGCAATGACGGGACTCGGAAGGCGCAAACTCGAACATATGTCATTGGAAACATTGAGGAACTTACCTTTTGAATATATCATTAGCATGGATTGACAAAAAatagaagaaaaaaaatcaTTTCTTATCATCGTTAGAAGGCACTCAACGGCAAGTGGCCTCCGCTTTGCACAGGCAGGCAAGCGTTCTCAAGAATGACTTCCTGGTGTTTTGGCATCGCAACTTCTTCAATGACATCCTCCAGCTGCATGTCCGGCAAGCTCGCTCTTCCTTATCCTACTCACTGGGAACGAGAAGGAGCCTCCAAGGAGCTGTCAACATCACTTGCCATAATTTCTCCTGATCTTCTGTCGCCCCACCCCAAACAACACGACGTCCATCTACGCTCTGCGCTCGCGGTTCTTTGCCATCATCCCATAACCTCGCAGAGTCTCTTCGTTGTCTGGTACCTATCCGAATACAGGCAGAGGCTCCCCATTGATTTCGTAAGCTGCAAGGGAGAGAAAGTTTGCGGTCTTGTTGCATTGCTAAACATTACTTCAGGTCTTCACCATGAATGGTTCCCCCGAAATTGACCCCGTCCAGGAAGCCATCCACTTCTGGTGCAATGACGAGAACGTAGATTGGCTCGAAGAAATACTGCACACTCATCTCCAACCCCTCATAGACAACATCAACGCCGGAGGTCTCCATAGCAGCTGGGAATGGTTCACCGACGACGCGACTCTGACGACAAGCATCAATCTTCCACGCTGCGAAGGAACAACCTTTGAAGGAAGAGAAGCAATCAACGACTACTTCGCCAGCCAATACAATGCTGAACCCCGTATGAAGTTTGTTCCACTCCTTTGCACCTACGGTCAAGGCCACATGGCATGCCATGCATGGTATAGACTCGACGATGAACATGGCCTTTCCAGCCCTCGCGATCATCAGCTCCTCATCACGGCGGACTTCAACGATTACCACAGACTAGTCAGCATGGAAATCAGCGAGTATACGGTTGCAGGGCCGGCGTCTTATATTGAGACAGTAGACAATTGCGTCGCTTGTAGGGCCATGGCTTCCATGAGGCGAGAGAGACAGATGGAAGAGGACGCGGATGATAGCATAGATGATGAAACCTACTCGGATTGGCCTTATCGCAATGACGACCACGACCACTAAGGGTATGGGGAAGATTGACATTGTCACCGACAAAATGGGTTCGTTATGCGATGCTGAGGTTGAGGTACGAGGGAACGTGTTTGACTTTGCCGTAGCATTCAATGTACAAGTTTGATTAGCTCAATGAGTTTACTGTATTCATGGATGATTCTCAAAACACGCCCGTGTGGTGAAACCACAGTCTTGCCTGGCGCCATGTTCACAGTCGTATTGATCGGACTAGTCTACAATACACTGAACCTAGGTGAGGCGGGTACGTAAGGCAGTTCAGGCGAAATGTTAGGTATGAATCATCAGTCATTCTTTGAGGATGGCTACCTGGTGCTGATAGAAGCTGTGTAGGTTAAATTGTACCGCGAAACAAGTGAAATCCCAAGCCTGAACCCCCTTGCCCTGCTGCTTGGAAGCGCCGTCTTTGGCTCCCCATACACACCCGAGCCCCAGGGGCTAATTCCGATTTCCAGGTCAAAAGATTACCATCCCAACACCCCAAGGAACCACTTGAGGCGATCGCAAGACCAGGAACGCCAGCTATCCTCCAGCGAGTACCAAGTCAGCGTGACATCGACTGGGTATCTCTCGGGCTTGTAGAGCTTGAAGTTACGCTCATCGAGGGCAGTGTGTCCGAGCTGGGCTGCTGGGATACCTCTCTGGCGGGCCATATCGGACGCCATTCTCTCCCAGACGAGGTGGATGAGCAAGACTTGGTTGTCCTTATAGGCGCCAAACCAAGAAGCTTCTACTACATCGGCTAGGTAGTTGGGGCTATTCTCGGTCTGCAGGTTGGAGTTGTAGGTCGGGTGAGGCATCGGGGGGCAGCTGTGGAGGCCATGCATCTCGCAAACCATGTCACCGAGGAGCCAGAACTTGTCGCGTGGGAGGAACATGCTGGCACTCAGAGAGTGGACAGGGACGTTGCTGGTATTTCCGTAGTAAAACTCGCCGGCATTATCGAGATAGTCAAAGTAGGAGCGGTGCTCAGGTCCGCGGAAGTGGTTGAGATTGCCAATCTCAATAGGGGTGTCCATGTCACACTGGTCGTAGCTCGCAGCAAGCCGAGTGGTAAAGGCATCGGCAACAGTGTTTGGCTCGCACTGCTGAGGATCAGCTTTAAGGAAAACACCGGGGGGCATGTCACCCTCAGTTCCCTGTCCGATGGCCCTGCAGCCCTCGTCCTCCAAGCCCAGGTCGAAGCTCTCCATATCGTCCGCCTCATCCACGTAGTAGTCTGATGAACGAGTAGGCTTGTTGGCTTTGGCACTGTTGCCTAGGATCCAGGTGATATCGGCAGTGGGTCGAACCATGTCGGGATGCGTATCCATGAAGGACTTGGTACTCTTCCAGAGGAGCTCAGAGTCAGCGGCACCCTCGAAAGAAACCTCATTGACTCCATAGGCAATTCCGCGGTCTCGCATGAGACGGAAGACATCGACTGTAATATCACAGAGGAACTTGGTCTAGAACAAGAGCCTTGTTAGCCAAGACAAAGCAAAGGAGGGAAGGGAAGAAAGAACGATGCCTACTTACTCCAGGTTCGACCATCCAAAACCAATCGTAGGCCTGAAGACGCTTCTCTCGGGCAAAGAGTCCAGCAGACCAGCGACGTCTGTGATGGGCAGTCTTGATGAGGGCCTTGTCGGCGTTCACTCCCTAAGTGCGCACCAGACCAGCCTCGAAGCGACCGGGGTCAACAGAGCTCGGGATAGTCCAATGCTGCTGAGGGATCAGGTTATAGGTGACAGTCGAGGCAGTAGCGTTGGAGGTAGCGTCCTTGAACTCTTCGCTAAGCTCCTCATGGCTGAAGAATACCCAGTCGTAGCGGTACTTGTGGTTGAATCGCTGCTCGAGCTGAGCAACAGAGGCAACCATCTGCTCCTTTTGCTGCTCCGAGACCAGCGAGACAAAGGCAGCTCGTGGCGAAGCATCGTGAATGTGGACAGAACCACACAAAGCAAGGGGAACCTGAACAAGAGCCAGTGCAGTCCAGAAGACTAGAGAAGCACAGGATCGAAGAGACAGCTGGCTGTGCGCCGCCATCTTGGCCGCTGTATCGAGGTGTACGATCAGGGGTAAGATGTAGCCTGTAGGGGGAAAACAAGTGAAGGTGAGGGAGAAGGCATCAACTTCACGCCGTGACTGGCGCAAAAAAGGGAATCTAGCGGCGACGTGCGCTCAGGGTGGATTTGTTTGGATGAGGTTGTTGTGGGGGAGAAGGTTGGTGGAAGGGAAAGTCGAGATCGTGATGCTGACAGGAGGAGAAGTCGTGTGGGCGGCTAACGAAGAAGCAGTGAGGCACACAACCTCACTAGCGCCTCGCTTAAAATTCTTCTCATCTAGAAGAGAGGAAGGAGCGTGTATGTTGATGCCTCTTCAACACGTGATTTGGTGATCTGAAGACCTCACCGAGAGGTCTGCGCCTCAGGCGCCCAGGGCAGCTCGGTGAGGCCATACCCGGAAGATATACTCCTGAGACACGTGATTTCACCTGACGGCTTGTGTGATAATCATTAAACGCACTCTGGATGTTCATTTTCGAATCTGTGACAGCCTTCTAATTCCATGCCTTGAGCTCCCTAATCTTCACATGGCAGAACAGGAGACTGTCGAGCTTTTCTTTACCACAGCAGAAAAGCATCATTGATGTCAATGCCCAACTTGTCATCGCCCTCCGGATCTTTCAGCACCAAAGGCACCTGCTTCTGCACGAAGGGTTGCTACCAATCCAAAGACCAGCAAAATGTTGAAGAGGTCTTGCTGGCTTGGAGTCAAAGAGGAACAATGATA encodes:
- a CDS encoding glycolipid 2-alpha-mannosyltransferase, which codes for MNIQTHVAARFPFLRQSRREVDAFSLTFTCFPPTGYILPLIVHLDTAAKMAAHSQLSLRSCASLVFWTALALVQVPLALCGSVHIHDASPRAAFVSLVSEQQKEQMVASVAQLEQRFNHKYRYDWVFFSHEELSEEFKDATSNATASTVTYNLIPQQHWTIPSSGVNADKALIKTAHHRRRWSAGLFAREKRLQAYDWFWMVEPGTKFLCDITVDVFRLMRDRGIAYGVNEVSFEGAADSELLWKSTKSFMDTHPDMVRPTADITWILGNSAKANKPTRSSDYYVDEADDMESFDLGLEDEGCRAIGQGTEGDMPPGVFLKADPQQCEPNTVADAFTTRLAASYDQCDMDTPIEIGNLNHFRGPEHRSYFDYLDNAGEFYYGNTSNVPVHSLSASMFLPRDKFWLLGDMVCEMHGLHSCPPMPHPTYNSNLQTENSPNYLADVVEASWFGAYKDNQVLLIHLVWERMASDMARQRGIPAAQLGHTALDERNFKLYKPERYPVDVTLTWYSLEDSWRSWSCDRLKWFLGVLGW